The genomic window ACATTCTGCATCACCACATTCGTTGCCGAAGAATCCATATCCACCAACGCCACGGTCGCACCATCTTCCGCGACTGCAGGCTGAACCCCCGTGATCTGAAGATCGCCCGCCTGGCTCTGTTGCGGTTCAACACTCATCCCGGACGTTGGCGGATCCTCTACAGTTATCTGATTCGTGTTAACCGTCTCCGGTGTGACAGTGTTCTGTGACAACTGAATGTCAGTGGTGTTCTCATCCGCGGCGTCACCAAACCCGCTGAAACCGGCAAGTGGCGGCAAGTTGGATTCAACGGCTTCTGTTGGCTCGATGAACGAATCCCAGTCGACTTTCATGAGAATATCCACTCCGGGATTTTCAGCCTTCACGGTGCACTGACAGGCGCCTGTGAGAAATTCGCACGCCTCCCTAATGAGGTCAGGAGCAACTCCGTCACCCACCAGTGCATACAATGCTCGCCCGCGTCCGAACACCGGAAACGCCATTGGCTGGTCAAGATACGGTTCGTCACGCAGGTCATGTTCCACGTGCAGCAGCATGTCACGAAACGCAGATTCCAGAACGTCATCTCGCGACAACCGAACGGCGGAGAACCGAATCCTGAGCGACTCTGGATCCGCGGTCAGGTCAGATAGATCCTCATCCTCAATTTCCGGAAGTTTAAGTTCACCCTGCAAACGAGCCAATTCCCCGGACAGCATGGAAAATTTTTCATTGTCTTGCTCTTCGATACCACACTCCAGATAGACCCAAACCACAGAGTCTCCTTTCAGCAACCTGCTGCTGATGTCTCTGCGCAGCGGCGAATCTGTCAACCGGGCAACGTTTGCCGATGTCAATTCTGCAGCAAACACGGTTTCCTGCTCGCCTGACCTGGCGGGTGTCTGCACCAAAACCGCAGGCAAATTCCCGCCCACATTCTCTTTCGCAAGCTCTGCTGCATACGCATCAGATTCAACATCAAGATCGATCGTCCTGACAATCAGATGTGGCGCCCCTGACTGCGCTGCATCGTTCGACCGCAGTTCTTGTACTGTCTGCTGCTGTTCTGTGGTCAGTTCACCTCGATGGAGAACAATTGCCACATACGGATCAGGCTGCCAGTTTTCGAGCGCATAGCGAAACACAGGAATCGAGCAGGCGACAGCCTGAGCTGCAAAAATTCCTGCGAAGATCAAAGCGAGTGAGAGAACACAGGATCGAATTTGACTAATCTCCTGGCTGATATTGTTCGGTCGTCAGACAAAATAATGCAACGAGTCCGACTGGCGCGTTGGCTAAAATCCAACTGCACTATATCGTATCTGCAGTCAGGCACCTGTTCAACAATGCTTCCAGGCGAAGGAAATGTCATGTTTTCAGTCAGCATGCTGCGTCGGTTGATCTTCTTGCCTGGTATCCTGATAACTCCGGTGCTTTTGTCCGCAGCAGACTGGCCAACCTACCGCGGCAATAATGAACGAACAGGAACCACACCGGAATCGTTCACAGTACCCCTCGCAGCAACATGGCATTACGAATCTCCGGCTCCGCTGAAAATAGCGTGGTCGAGTGCCGAGGGGAGGATCATCGAGAACAAACAGCTCGGTCATCGTGTCAAATTCGATGATGCCGTTCATCCCGCAATAGTCGGCGGCAAGGTGTATTTTGGATCTTCTGTCGATCATCGACTTCACTGCGTGGATCTCAGCACGGGCCGAAACCTGTGGTCGTTTTTCACAGGAGCGCCGATTCGACTGGCCCCCACCGTTGAAAACGGTCATGTGTATTTCGGTTCCGACGACGGACACGTCTACTGCCTGCAGGCAGACACCGGAGAGTCCGTATGGCAATTTCGCGCAGGACCTGAAGAGGACTGGTTACTGGCAAGGGGAAAGATGATTTCACGCTGGCCGGTACGTTCCGGAGTGCTCGTGCAGGACAATGTCGCCTATTTCGGTGCAGGAATCTTTCCACACGAAAATGTTCAGATGTATGCGGTCGACGCCGCCAGCGGCGCTGTCATCTGGAAGCAGGACGATGTCAGTTCGCGTGATGCAGGCAGAAACGACTTGTCACCTCAGGGCTACTTTCTGGCCAGCGACGATTTGCTGTTCGTTCCCTCAGGCCGCTCACTTCCTGCTGCAATTCATCAGGAAACAGGAGAAGTCATTCATAAGCGATCTTTTAGCTGGCGGACAGCCGCGGGCGGAGTTGTAGGTGGTACGCAGGCGCTCCTGGCTAACGGTCAGATCTTTTCCAACGGACCGCATCATCTGCTGGCCATGGATCAACAAACCGGAGATGTCGGCTTCGGGTGGTTTGCCGGTCGCCGGATGGTCGTTGACGGAAATGACTCATTCGTCGCTACAGGTAGCGTCGTGGCACGACTGGACCACATGGGATACGCGATTAACAGTCGTCGACGACACCAGCTTGAGATGGAGGTTTATGGCCTCACACGCAAACTTCGAAAGCCGGATGAACAGGAACAAAAATACCGGGATCGTCTGGCCGACGCCAACCGGGAACTTCTCGATATTGCCGACATCGGTGTCGTCTGGCAGCGGGAAACCTCCGACGATGCCGCTCTGCTTGCGACAGCAAATCTGATCATCGCCGGAGGTTCCGGTCGCGTCACCGCCTATTCGCGTGAGTCCGGAGAGACGCTCTGGAACACACAGATCGAGGGCAGTGCCCGCGGCCTCGCCGCCGCCGATGGTCACCTACTGGTCAGTACTGATCAGGGCAAAATCTATTGTTACGGCTCGGAAGAACTGCCCCCCGCTCAGCAGACCGCAGAGGTGGCAGCGGTTGATCATCCGTTTCCAGAAGACCAATTCAGCCGGACGTACCGGCAGGCCGCCGAGCAGATTCTGAAGAACACCGGTATTCGACGCGGGTTCTGTCTGGTTGTCGACGGAGAGTACGGAAGGCTTGCTTACGAACTGGCCAGACGCAGCGAACTGGAGATCTACGTAGTTGATCCCGATCCTGCCAGGGTGGCTGCTGCACGCCAGGCTCTCGGAAAAACAGATTTGTACGGCAACCGAATTACGGTCCACCAGTTCGATGCAGGTGCTGTTCCCTATGCGAATTACTTCGCCAACCTGATCGTCAGCGACCGATTCGTCAAACAGGGTGAACTGGGAGTTGACCTGGCCCTGATCAACCGACATCTCAAGCCGACGGGAGGCGTGCTGACACTGGGAAGTCCCGAAACAACCAATGCCGAAACCGCTCTGGCCGCAATTAGTCGGGTGGTGAGTGGTCAGAGTCTTACGGAGGACGAGGTGGAAATTTCCACCAGCGGTGGATGGGCCACAGTGACCCGGGGTCCGCTTCCGGGTGCCGGAAACTGGTCTCATCAATACGGCAACCCGGCAAACACAGCAGTGAGTAATGATCTTCGAATCAGTGGCGGACTTGGTGTGTTGTGGTACGGCGATCCCGGACCAGGCGAGATGGTCAACCGTCACGACGGAGCCGTCGGACCATTGGCGACAAACGGACGTCTGTTTGTGCAGGGGGAAACAACGATTCGTGCATATGACGCCTATAACGGACAGTTTCTGTGGAACTACGACAATCCCGAAGCCATTCGACTGGGAGTGTTCCAGAACGTCAGTCCGGGAAATCTCGCCGCCAGTGACGACCGACTGTTCCACTTCATCGGGGGGCAATGTTTTGAACTCGATGCCGTCACGGGAAAAACAGTTCGGGTTCACCAGCTTCCCGCTGAAACCGATGACGGTAAACATGCATGGGCCTATGTTGTTGTGCAGGACGATCTGCTTTTCGGAACGGCAACCGTTCTGGAAGACATCGACTCACGAGAACGTCGCCGAGGTCGAAAAACCAGGGACGCCACGGATGCCATCTTTGCCATTGATCTGACCACGGGTGAGCACCTGTGGACCTATCAGGGCCAAAGCATTTCCCATCGCACCATCGCAGTCGGTCCGAAACATGTCTATTTCATTGACAGTTCGATCACCAGTCTGCAGCGGGCCACCATTCTGGCTGCTGACAAAACTGACCTGAAATTTCTGACGGGGAAACAGCGTGAGATTGCTGAAGACCGACTGAAGAATGCAGATATTCGACGTGCGGTGGCGATTGAATCGCAGACAGGTGTCAAGAGCTGGGAGAAACCGGTGGACGTCACCGACTGCAGTGAAATCGGGATCGGTGGCGGAATGCTTACGTTGATGTATCAGAACGACATGCTCATTCTGTGCGGGGCCAATGCGAACGGTCACTACTGGAAACAGTTTGTTGCGGGTGAGTTTTCACGGCGGCGACTGGTCGCCCTCCGGGCTCGGGACGGTTACAAACTCTGGTCCAAAGATGCCAACTACCGAAACCGTCCCATCATTGTTGGGGACAGAGTGCTGGCCGAACCATGGATGTATGATCTCGCAACCGGGGAACAGCTGACTCGGTCTCATCCGCTGACCGGCAAACAGGTTCCCTGGTCAATGATGAGAACCGGCCACCATTGCGGAATGCTGACAGGGTCGGAATCAGGGATGATTGTGTTCCGATCCGGATTTACGGGGTTCATGGATCTCAACCTCGATGCCGGGATACGACACTTCGCCGGACATCGCCTGGGATGCTGGATCAATGCCATTCCGGCCAACGGTCTGGTCATGATCCCGGAAGCCAGTGCCGGATGCGTTTGCCAGTTCTCAATTGCTTCGACGGTCGTCCTTGAGCCGCGCGAAGAACGGCGTCCGTGGTCAATTTACAGTTCTGTCGGTGTACAAACGCCTGTCAGACATATGGCGATTAATCTTGGAGCCCCGGGTGACCGCAGGGATTCCTACGGCACTGTCTGGCTTTCCTGGCCGCGCCGTGTGGCCTACCAGGAGACGTCTCTGGACATCAAGCTTGATCTGCAGCCTGAATTTGTAAATGGAGGAGGATTTCAAAGCGTCAGTGAAAGTTCCCTGACATTCACTGGTACTCAGACGCCGTGGCTTTATTCCTCACTGGCTGAAGGAATCACAAAACTCACACTGCCACTGCTCGGAAAAGAGGATGCGCCTGCTGATTACACGGTCAAGCTTCACTTTGCTGACACGCGTAACAGGAGTACCGACACCGCTTCGTTTTCAGTGATACTGAACGGAACACCGGCCGTGGACGAACTCACACTTGACGAATCGACTGCTGCCGGCGAGCCCGTTGTTCATGAAGTCGAAAACGTCCGCATCACAGATTCACTGACTGTCGAACTCAGTGGCAAAAAGGGTACAACTCTGCTGAATGCCATCGAAGTTGTCCGAACAGACTAGACACTTCAGGTTGATCAACTCCCGGATTCTGATTTGCAGCGATACGATCAGAATTGATGAATTCAGTCTGACACATCGGTCTTCACTGACTCAGGAAGGTAATCATGAGGCAACGCCCGGCAATCATTATGTGTGTACTGCTGACCGGGATTTCGGCAACAGCGATACGTTCTGTTAATGGGACTGACTGGCCGACATGGCGATTCGATGCGAACCGCAGCGCCACGACGACGGAACAGCTTGCCGATGAGTTACATTTGCAGTGGACACTTGAACTTCCGCGTCTGAAGCCGGCGTGGTCGGAAGATCCGCGTCTGCAGTTTGACGCCACATATGAACCGGTTGTCTCAGGACAGACACTGTTCTACGGGTCCTCCCGTAATGACTCCGTGACTGCTGTGGATCTGGTAACGGGCGAACAGCGTTGGCGTTTCTATGCGTCCGGGCCGGTACGATTTGCACCACTGGTCGCTGACGGCAATGTTTATTTCGGTGCCGATGACGGGGCACTGTATTGTGTGTCCGCCGACAGCGGCGAACTCCGCTGGCGATTCCGTGCGGCCCCGAACACACGTCGGGTGATCGGCAATGAACGCCTGATTTCGGTGTGGCCGGTCCGGGGCGGCCCGGTGCTGATCAATGATCAGATTCACTTCACAGCAGGCGTATGGCCTTTTGAAGGAACATTTCTGTTTGCCGTCGACGCCAAAACAGGAAACCTGATCGACACCCACCAGACGGCTGCTCCACCGCATGAAGTGACCACACTGAACAACATGACTCCTCAGGGTTATCTCGCCGCCAGCGAAACAAATCTATTCATTCCACAGGGACGGTCCGTGGTTGGATGTCAAAATCGAAAGACCGGTGAATTCCTCAGTTTCCGTTACTCAACCAGCAACGTCACAAACTATCACGTCTGCTCGAGCGGGCAATGGCTGTTTCACGGCGCCGTAACATTCGACACGGCCGGAAATCGGCAGTTGGGAATGAGTCTTCAGACTCCCGTTCCCGGTAAGGAGATGATCTATGCCGGGGAAAACCGACGAGTTGTCGCATACGATCTGCTTAATCCGAAGGAAATCGAGCAACTGGATCGCCGTGGCAACAAAAAGATGGTCACGCTGCTGAACGAGTCCTGGTCCCTGCCAAACAATCAGATTCGCGAAATACCGAACACGGATTACGAGGAATGGTTGCTGGCAAACCCGCTTCTTGTGGATCTTAAAGCCGGAGACCGACTGTACGGTCATCAGGGGCACGAGATTTTCGCAATCAATTTACCGAAAGAAAACAAGTCCGCTGCGGTCTCGTGGCGGACCCGTGTGGACGGTCGTCCTTCCACAATGCTGGCCGCGAACGGACGATTGATCGTCGTCACCACAGATGGCAGCATTCGCTGTTTTGGTGCGGAACGACTCCGGCCACAGGTCCATTCACAACGCCGTCTGTCAGTGCCGAAAAATGCGAACACGACGGCATGGTCCGATCAGGCCGAACGTTTGCTGATGCACGCCGCACCGCAGGACAGTTACTGCGTGGCGTTGGGAATCGGATCCGGCA from Fuerstiella sp. includes these protein-coding regions:
- a CDS encoding PQQ-binding-like beta-propeller repeat protein, with the translated sequence MFSVSMLRRLIFLPGILITPVLLSAADWPTYRGNNERTGTTPESFTVPLAATWHYESPAPLKIAWSSAEGRIIENKQLGHRVKFDDAVHPAIVGGKVYFGSSVDHRLHCVDLSTGRNLWSFFTGAPIRLAPTVENGHVYFGSDDGHVYCLQADTGESVWQFRAGPEEDWLLARGKMISRWPVRSGVLVQDNVAYFGAGIFPHENVQMYAVDAASGAVIWKQDDVSSRDAGRNDLSPQGYFLASDDLLFVPSGRSLPAAIHQETGEVIHKRSFSWRTAAGGVVGGTQALLANGQIFSNGPHHLLAMDQQTGDVGFGWFAGRRMVVDGNDSFVATGSVVARLDHMGYAINSRRRHQLEMEVYGLTRKLRKPDEQEQKYRDRLADANRELLDIADIGVVWQRETSDDAALLATANLIIAGGSGRVTAYSRESGETLWNTQIEGSARGLAAADGHLLVSTDQGKIYCYGSEELPPAQQTAEVAAVDHPFPEDQFSRTYRQAAEQILKNTGIRRGFCLVVDGEYGRLAYELARRSELEIYVVDPDPARVAAARQALGKTDLYGNRITVHQFDAGAVPYANYFANLIVSDRFVKQGELGVDLALINRHLKPTGGVLTLGSPETTNAETALAAISRVVSGQSLTEDEVEISTSGGWATVTRGPLPGAGNWSHQYGNPANTAVSNDLRISGGLGVLWYGDPGPGEMVNRHDGAVGPLATNGRLFVQGETTIRAYDAYNGQFLWNYDNPEAIRLGVFQNVSPGNLAASDDRLFHFIGGQCFELDAVTGKTVRVHQLPAETDDGKHAWAYVVVQDDLLFGTATVLEDIDSRERRRGRKTRDATDAIFAIDLTTGEHLWTYQGQSISHRTIAVGPKHVYFIDSSITSLQRATILAADKTDLKFLTGKQREIAEDRLKNADIRRAVAIESQTGVKSWEKPVDVTDCSEIGIGGGMLTLMYQNDMLILCGANANGHYWKQFVAGEFSRRRLVALRARDGYKLWSKDANYRNRPIIVGDRVLAEPWMYDLATGEQLTRSHPLTGKQVPWSMMRTGHHCGMLTGSESGMIVFRSGFTGFMDLNLDAGIRHFAGHRLGCWINAIPANGLVMIPEASAGCVCQFSIASTVVLEPREERRPWSIYSSVGVQTPVRHMAINLGAPGDRRDSYGTVWLSWPRRVAYQETSLDIKLDLQPEFVNGGGFQSVSESSLTFTGTQTPWLYSSLAEGITKLTLPLLGKEDAPADYTVKLHFADTRNRSTDTASFSVILNGTPAVDELTLDESTAAGEPVVHEVENVRITDSLTVELSGKKGTTLLNAIEVVRTD